In a genomic window of Streptomyces roseoviridis:
- a CDS encoding transposase, translating into MSCVITASEPSWIAPFTGLSPRQFGKLVTVLRRAGADTARKGRPWSLPLEDRTLLVTAYWRTNLTMRQLAPLFGVSKSAADRIIDHLGPMLALRPRKRFSKDTVLIVDGTLVPTRDHTIAERSKNYRYSTNHQVVIDAGTRLVVVVGRPLAGNRNDCKAWEESGAKAAVGKTLTIADGGYPGTGLVMPHRRRAGEDLPEWKQAHNKSHKQVRARVEHVFARMKTWKILRDCRLKGDGVHHAMLGIARMHNLVLAG; encoded by the coding sequence GTGTCTTGTGTGATCACGGCGTCGGAACCGTCCTGGATAGCCCCGTTCACCGGGCTGAGCCCAAGGCAGTTCGGGAAGCTGGTGACGGTGCTGCGTCGCGCAGGTGCGGACACAGCCCGCAAGGGCCGGCCGTGGAGCCTTCCACTGGAAGACCGGACCTTGCTGGTCACCGCGTACTGGCGCACGAACCTCACCATGCGCCAGCTCGCCCCGCTGTTCGGGGTGTCGAAGTCGGCGGCGGACCGCATCATCGACCACCTTGGACCGATGCTCGCGCTCCGGCCACGCAAGCGGTTCTCCAAGGACACCGTGCTCATCGTGGACGGCACCCTGGTCCCCACCCGCGACCACACGATCGCCGAGCGGTCGAAGAACTACCGGTACTCGACCAACCACCAGGTCGTCATCGACGCCGGCACCCGCTTGGTCGTCGTGGTCGGTCGGCCGCTTGCCGGGAACCGCAACGACTGCAAGGCGTGGGAGGAATCCGGCGCCAAGGCCGCCGTCGGCAAGACGCTCACCATCGCCGACGGCGGCTACCCAGGCACCGGACTCGTCATGCCCCACCGCCGACGCGCGGGCGAAGACCTACCTGAGTGGAAGCAGGCGCACAACAAGTCCCACAAGCAGGTCCGCGCACGCGTCGAGCACGTCTTCGCCCGCATGAAGACCTGGAAGATCCTCCGCGACTGCCGCCTCAAAGGCGACGGTGTCCACCACGCGATGCTCGGCATCGCCCGGATGCACAACCTCGTCCTCGCGGGGTAG
- a CDS encoding ankyrin repeat domain-containing protein, which yields MSDYWTPAHFAVEHEDAETLARLLAHGADPDEVFSNMTLLTHAIDTEGDGALQSGQPLTVHTTAVLLAFGADPELADPDGHTPLDLATSYDHDLAIQLLRDHISKRAGGSR from the coding sequence ATGAGCGACTACTGGACACCAGCCCACTTTGCGGTCGAGCACGAGGATGCGGAAACCCTGGCCCGCCTGCTCGCCCACGGCGCCGACCCCGATGAGGTCTTCAGCAACATGACGCTGCTGACGCACGCGATCGACACCGAGGGGGATGGCGCCCTGCAGAGCGGCCAGCCGTTGACGGTGCACACCACTGCCGTGCTGCTGGCGTTCGGCGCGGATCCTGAACTCGCTGATCCAGACGGTCACACTCCCCTGGACCTGGCCACTTCCTACGATCATGACCTGGCCATACAGCTGCTGCGGGACCACATCAGCAAGCGCGCCGGCGGTAGCAGATGA
- a CDS encoding transposase — translation MASVITASQPSWIAPFTELSPRCFGTLVAQLRHEGADAVRRGRPWSLPLEDRVLLVTAYWRTNLTLRQLAPLFGVSKSAANRIVSHLGPLLALKPRRRFRKSTVLIVDGTLVPTRDHTVAERSKNYRYSTNHQVVIDADTRRVVVVGRPLPGNRNDCKAWALSGAKNAVGNATVIADGGYGGTGLVIPHRREDGQSELPAWKEEHNASHRQVRARVEHAFARMKTWKILRDCRLKGDGAHHAMRGIARLHNLALSRQARGR, via the coding sequence GTGGCTAGTGTGATCACGGCGTCGCAGCCGTCCTGGATAGCCCCGTTCACCGAGTTGAGCCCCCGCTGTTTCGGCACGTTGGTGGCACAACTGCGGCACGAGGGGGCTGACGCGGTTCGCAGAGGCCGGCCGTGGAGCCTGCCGCTGGAGGATCGGGTTCTGCTGGTCACGGCCTACTGGCGTACCAACTTGACGTTGCGGCAACTCGCCCCGCTGTTCGGCGTCTCGAAGTCCGCGGCCAACCGCATCGTCAGCCACCTCGGCCCTCTGCTCGCGCTCAAGCCGCGCAGGCGATTCCGCAAGAGCACCGTCCTCATCGTGGACGGCACCTTGGTCCCCACTCGCGACCATACGGTGGCCGAGCGATCGAAGAACTACCGGTACTCCACCAACCACCAGGTCGTCATCGATGCCGACACACGGCGCGTTGTCGTGGTCGGCCGGCCGTTGCCCGGCAACCGCAACGACTGCAAGGCATGGGCACTGTCCGGCGCCAAGAACGCCGTCGGCAACGCCACCGTGATCGCCGACGGCGGCTACGGGGGCACCGGCCTGGTCATCCCGCACCGCCGCGAGGACGGGCAGAGCGAACTGCCGGCCTGGAAGGAAGAGCACAACGCTTCCCACCGCCAGGTCCGCGCCCGTGTCGAGCACGCCTTCGCCCGCATGAAGACCTGGAAGATCCTGCGAGACTGCCGGTTGAAGGGCGACGGCGCCCATCACGCGATGAGAGGCATCGCCCGCCTGCACAACCTCGCACTCAGCCGGCAGGCGCGCGGTAGATGA